The Jatrophihabitans sp. genomic sequence GGGTGCTGGAGCCCGCGATCTCCTGCGCCAGCTCCAGCCCGGTCACGGCCCCAAGGTCAGGCCCAGCCGTCATCGACAGCGCGAATGCCGTGGCGACCGGCGCGACCGGGTCGACCGTGACGACCTGGTCGGGCGCCGCCCACCAGCCGCCGTCCGCGGCGGACAACGCAGTGAGCAGGAGTTCGAGCGAGCCGAGGTCGGCGAAGATTCCGGTGGACGCGCGGATCGGCTTCGGAACGTCGCGGGCTATCACGCACTCCTCCCAGACGAGCTCGACCGCACGCTCTTGCGCTCCGGCAGCCGGGGCCGGATACAGCTCGATGCCTGCGCGCAGCGGCAGGAACGCCGCCGCGGTAAGCGCCTGATCATCGCTTCGGGCGGCGACGAACTGCCCGGGGGCGAATTCGGCGCGCAGCTCGGCGGTGTGATCAGCGGGCTCCCCGGGCCCGAACTCCGCGCCCTGGATGTCCCATCGCTGCGATGGCACGGGGATGCCCTCGAACAGCCCGATCTCCAGCCCGAGCGGCACCCGTTGCTGCCGCACTGACACCGCGGCGTACGGGTCGACCACGGTGGCAGCCTCCAGCGACTTCTGCGCGGCTCGGGTGAGGAGGAGGTTCGGAGGCGGCGTCCCCCGAGAACGCCAGGCCGCCGGCTCGCTGACCGCTTGACGGATGGCTGCTCCGACGTCCGGCGGCGGATCGAGCGCCGGTGGCGGCGAGCCCCAGCCGAGTTCGAAGTCGAAGGACACCTCGAAGAAGAACAGGTCTATCGAGCCGCGCCCCCTGGCCAGGTAGGGCGCCGGACCCTCCAGGTGCAGAGCCAGGCTGACCCCGACCAGCGTCTCACCGAAGGCGCGCAAGGCGACTCCGCCGGAGACGTCGGCGATGAATTTGAAGGGTGAGTACTGGACCAGGGCGTCATAGGCGAAGTGACCGCGCAGTCCGCAGCCGGCCACCTCGGCGACGAGTTCGAGTCGGGCGCCCAGCTGCATGCTGTTGGAGGTGATCGCGAAATAGTTCTCACACCGCAGCTCCAGCCAGGACACCGGCGACAGGTCCATCGACATCCGGCGCAACGCCGGCACGCCGCGGGGTATCCGGTAGGCGGGATGGAAGCCGCCGGCGCTCAGCACCATCTGCGGATCCGACCCGCCGCGGCTGAGCATCAGGATGTCGCCGGCCAGCGCGACGCCGACGATGTGCGAGCCGGTCAGGCTGGCCACGAACATCACACTGGGTTCGGCCGGGTCGATCACGCCGGCAAAGGTGGCCTGCAGGAAGACGAGCGGAGCCTCCGGATCGGGCAACGCCACGACGAGCTTGCCCAGAATGGTCATGCGCGCCTGGGTGGACGCCTCCAGCAACACGGCCACGGACAGCGTGACGATGCGCCCGCCCCAGCTCAGCTGGAACATCGGCCCGGCGACGATCGACCCGCGCGCTGCCGGGAAGATCGCTGGCAGCGCGCGCATCGCAGCCGGTCCGGCCGCGGCCGGGTCGGACGGGAACAGCAACTGCGCCGCGGTCCCGTCGGTCACGGCGCGCAGCAGGGCATCGCGGTCGATCCGCCGATTGATGCCGACGACGCCTCCGACACCTGAGATCGCGAACCCGAAACCGACCTGCACGCCTGGCGGCGGGAACGTCGCGCCCATGATCACCAGGAACGACAGCGGCTCACCGTCGCGAGCGGGTGACAGCAGGCCGAACGCGGCGGCGCTCAGCGGCGGGATCCGTACCGAGAGCCCACCCGCAAGGTCGTTGCCGACGGAGGAGAGCATTCCCGATCCGTTGACGACGGGCAGGGTCAGCGAGACCGCCGCGCCGGTCGGTTCCAGGCTCTGCAGGTCACCCGGGCTCGGCAGCATGGGCGCCCCGAGCTTCAGCGCGATGGGCATGCCGAAGCCGACCCCGTCGATGTGCACGTCGACCGGCGCTCCCGGCAGGCTGACATCGAGGGAGGTCAGGAACCCGACTCGCAAGGCGGGCCCGGCCGGCGAGTCGGTGACCTCGACGGTGAGGTCCAGCCATCGGCCGGTGTCCGAACCGCTCAGCCGGGTACGCAGCGACGGACTGCCGGCCAGCGTCACCCCACCGTCGCCCGCGTGGCGCAGGTCGGCCTCCAGCGGAAACATCAGGTCGACCGGTAGCAGGCCCTTCACGAACCCGGGGAGGAGCCTCACCTCGCCGCCGCTGAGCTGGAGCTGCCCGCCCCGGTCGAACTTCCCGTCCCTGGTCGCGACCCAGCCGCCGGCAGTCACCGTCCCCGACCTGACCGAGGGCCCGCCTTCGATGCCGAGCACCGTTCCCGGCCCACCTCTGGTGAAGGACACCTCGACCCGATCACCCTCGGCGAGCCGGACGAGCTGAGGGGGCTGATCGGGAGTGAAGCCGATCTCGACTTCCCCGGCGATGTTGCCGGACAGGTTCAGCGAGAAGCCGTTGCTCAACGGGAGCGCAAGCCCTTGTCCGGCCAGGCCGACGGCCCTGAGCGTCAGCCGGACGCCCGCGGCGGGCACCACGGTCAGGGCGGCGATCGCGCCGGCGTCGGAGCGCGCCACGTAGGCAAGACCGCGAGGAGCGGCGTCGACCGCCTCGTCACGCCAGCCGTGGAGGTTGACCGAACCGGCGCCGCCGTCCGAACCGGTCAGGCCAGAAAGCGCCGACAGGACGGCGTTGTCGGGTTGGACGGCCGCGAGCACCCGGCCAACGAACGGCGTCAGGTTGAAAGCGTCGTCGACCTCGAGGACGTCAAGGCTGCCGGCGATGTCAGCGACGGCAGCGTGCAGGGCGAGGACAAGTTCTCGCTGCAGGAGGTCAAGGAGCTGCCTGCCCGGGCCGTCGGCCATGATGGCGCCTTCCCCGCGAGCATCCAACGAAGCTTGCCGGAGAGTGGAGCATAGCCAGGCCGTGCGAGGTTGGGAAGGCGGCGATCATCGGCGGTCGAATTCCGGGACGGCGGATGTCGGATGTCGGTAACCGGGGTGTGCGACGTCGGATGTCGGATGCCGGATGTAGGTAACCGGGTTGCGGGTGTCGGTTAGGAGATCCGCCGACTGACGTTCCAGGTCCGACGAAGGCGATGGCAGCGAGGGTGTCCGGGCCGGCCGCTTATCGGCCGGCCCGGACACCCCAAGCATCAGGCGATCTGCTGTGACGGGACGTCGAACCGGTCCAGCATCATGACCTTGTTCCACGCGGTGACGAAGTCGGCCACGAACTTCTCCGACGCGTCGGCGCCGGCGTAGACCTCGGCGATGCCGCGCAGCTGGGAGTTGGCGCCGAAGACGAGGTCGACGGCGGTGGCCGTCCACTTCACCTCGCCGCTGGTGCGGTCCCGGCCGTCGTAGACGTTCTCGGCCGACTCCGACGCCTTCCACTCGGTGTCGCCGGCGAGCAGGTTCACGAAGAAGTCGTTGGTCAGCGTGCCCGGCCGGTCGGTGAACACCCCGTGGTCGGACTGCCCGAAGTTGGCGCCCAGGGCTCGCATACCGCCGACCAGCACTGTCAGCTGCGGAGCGGTCAGGGTGAGCATGTTGGCCCGGTCCAGCAGCTTGACCTCCGGCGGCAGCTTCTCGCCAGGCTGCAGGTAGTTGCGGAAACCGTCAGCTTCCGGTTCGAGCACCGCGAAGGTCTCCACGTCGGTCTGCTCCTGCGAGGCGTCGGTGCGTCCCGGCGTGAAGGGAACCGTGATGTCGTGCCCGGCGTCCCTGGCCGCCTTCTCGACGGCCGCGCAGCCGCCCAGCACGATCAGGTCGGCAAGGGAGATCTTCGCGCCGCCGGATTGTGAGTTGAAGTCCTGCTGGATCTGCTCCAGGGCCTGCAGGACCTGAGCCAGCTCGGTGGGCTCGTTGGCCTCCCAGCTGCGCTGCGGCTCGAGCCGGATCCGCGCTCCGTTCGCGCCGCCGCGCATGTCGGTGCCGCGGAAGCTGGCCGCCGACGACCAAGCCGTGGAGACCAGTTGGGAGACGGACAGGCCCGAGTCGGCGATCTTGGCCTTCAGCGCCGCGACGTCGGACTCGCCGACCAGGTCGTGGTCGAGCGCGGGCACCGGGTCCTGCCAGAGCTGGGCTTCGGGCACCCACGGGCCGAGGTAGCGCGGCAGTGGGCCCATGTCACGGTGCAGCAGCTTGTACCAGGCCCGGGCGAAGGCGTCGGCGAAGTCCTCCGGGTGCTCCAGGAAGCGTCGCGCGATCTTCTCGTAGGCAGGGTCCATCCGCAGCGCCAGGTCGGTGGTGAGCATCATCGGCGCACGGCTCAGCTCGCCGGTCTCCGGGTCCGGCACGGTGTTGGCCCCGGCGCCGTCCTTGGGACGCCACTGCTTAGCGCCGGCCGGGCTCTCGACCAACTCCCAGTCATAGCGGAACAGGTTCTCGAAAAAGCCGTTGCTCCACCGGGTCGGCGTCGAGGTCCAGGTGACCTCGAGGCCGCTGGTGATCGCGTCCCGGCCCTTGCCGGTGCCGTAGCTGTTCTTCCAGCCGAAGCCCTGCTCCTCGATCGGAGCGGCCTCCGGCTCCGGACCGACGTGGTCTGCGCCGGCCGCGCCGTGGGTCTTGCCGAAGGTGTGGCCGCCGGCGATCAGCGCGAGCGTCTCCTCGTCGTTCATCGCCATCCGGGCGAAGGTC encodes the following:
- the katG gene encoding catalase/peroxidase HPI, producing MSESENPVIPSPKPAPHRPRTNQDWWPNQLNLQVLHQHSSRSNPMGEDYNYAEEFSSLDVEALKRDIFEVMTTSQDWWPADHGHYGGLFIRLSWHAAGTYRIADGRGGGGQGAQRFAPLNSWPDNANLDKARRLLWPVKQKYGKKISWADLLVFAGNCALESMGFKTFGFGFGRPDVWEPEEIFWGPEDTWLGDERYGSGEERALSGPLGAVQMGLIYVNPEGPNGNPDPLAAARDIRETFARMAMNDEETLALIAGGHTFGKTHGAAGADHVGPEPEAAPIEEQGFGWKNSYGTGKGRDAITSGLEVTWTSTPTRWSNGFFENLFRYDWELVESPAGAKQWRPKDGAGANTVPDPETGELSRAPMMLTTDLALRMDPAYEKIARRFLEHPEDFADAFARAWYKLLHRDMGPLPRYLGPWVPEAQLWQDPVPALDHDLVGESDVAALKAKIADSGLSVSQLVSTAWSSAASFRGTDMRGGANGARIRLEPQRSWEANEPTELAQVLQALEQIQQDFNSQSGGAKISLADLIVLGGCAAVEKAARDAGHDITVPFTPGRTDASQEQTDVETFAVLEPEADGFRNYLQPGEKLPPEVKLLDRANMLTLTAPQLTVLVGGMRALGANFGQSDHGVFTDRPGTLTNDFFVNLLAGDTEWKASESAENVYDGRDRTSGEVKWTATAVDLVFGANSQLRGIAEVYAGADASEKFVADFVTAWNKVMMLDRFDVPSQQIA
- a CDS encoding DUF6603 domain-containing protein; translated protein: MADGPGRQLLDLLQRELVLALHAAVADIAGSLDVLEVDDAFNLTPFVGRVLAAVQPDNAVLSALSGLTGSDGGAGSVNLHGWRDEAVDAAPRGLAYVARSDAGAIAALTVVPAAGVRLTLRAVGLAGQGLALPLSNGFSLNLSGNIAGEVEIGFTPDQPPQLVRLAEGDRVEVSFTRGGPGTVLGIEGGPSVRSGTVTAGGWVATRDGKFDRGGQLQLSGGEVRLLPGFVKGLLPVDLMFPLEADLRHAGDGGVTLAGSPSLRTRLSGSDTGRWLDLTVEVTDSPAGPALRVGFLTSLDVSLPGAPVDVHIDGVGFGMPIALKLGAPMLPSPGDLQSLEPTGAAVSLTLPVVNGSGMLSSVGNDLAGGLSVRIPPLSAAAFGLLSPARDGEPLSFLVIMGATFPPPGVQVGFGFAISGVGGVVGINRRIDRDALLRAVTDGTAAQLLFPSDPAAAGPAAMRALPAIFPAARGSIVAGPMFQLSWGGRIVTLSVAVLLEASTQARMTILGKLVVALPDPEAPLVFLQATFAGVIDPAEPSVMFVASLTGSHIVGVALAGDILMLSRGGSDPQMVLSAGGFHPAYRIPRGVPALRRMSMDLSPVSWLELRCENYFAITSNSMQLGARLELVAEVAGCGLRGHFAYDALVQYSPFKFIADVSGGVALRAFGETLVGVSLALHLEGPAPYLARGRGSIDLFFFEVSFDFELGWGSPPPALDPPPDVGAAIRQAVSEPAAWRSRGTPPPNLLLTRAAQKSLEAATVVDPYAAVSVRQQRVPLGLEIGLFEGIPVPSQRWDIQGAEFGPGEPADHTAELRAEFAPGQFVAARSDDQALTAAAFLPLRAGIELYPAPAAGAQERAVELVWEECVIARDVPKPIRASTGIFADLGSLELLLTALSAADGGWWAAPDQVVTVDPVAPVATAFALSMTAGPDLGAVTGLELAQEIAGSSTLMTVEAWEL